One window from the genome of Salvia splendens isolate huo1 chromosome 9, SspV2, whole genome shotgun sequence encodes:
- the LOC121749003 gene encoding uncharacterized protein LOC121749003: MNFEFQRYIPWFGSHPNKDISSPITGTSTLIDAPNKKGNESRFWEWSLFTFIPWAMRATDKIQLPATVNKGLKKRGQPRADIESFTEYSSIRFRPYVSRVPWHTGPRGFLSQLFPRYGNYCGPNWSSGKDSGSPIWDKRPIDWLDFCCYCHDIGYDSHDQAELLKADLAFLECLERPNMSTKGDPRVAYLYKFMCISGLRSVLIPYRQQLVKLQTGKQFLPPMWLSKNMKWKGWKLD, translated from the exons atgaattttgaatttcagaGGTATATTCCTTGGTTTGGATCCCATCCAAACAAGGATATATCTTCGCCTATCACGGGTACCAGTACCCTGATAGATGCACCTAATAAGAAGGGTAACGAGTCCAGATTCTGGGAATGGTCTCTTTTTACATTTATTCCTTGGGCTATGAGAGCCACAGATAAAATTCAGCTGCCGGCAACTGTCAATAAGGGGCTGAAAAAACGTGGACAGCCTCGTGCAGACATTGAATCTTTCACGGAGTATTCTAGCATAAGGTTCAGGCCTTATGTTTCAAGGGTTCCATGGCATACAGGTCCAAGAGGTTTTCTCTCTCAATTATTTCCACGATACGGGAATTACTGTGGGCCCAACTGGTCGAGTGGGAAAGATAGCGGATCGCCTATCTGGGACAAAAGGCCAATTGATTGGTTGGACTTCTGCTGCTACTGCCACGACATAGGATACGACAGTCATGATCAGGCCGAGCTTCTCAAGGCAGACCTGGCATTCTTAGAGTGCTTGGAGAGGCCGAATATGAGCACGAAAGGAGATCCTCGCGTGGCCTATCTGTACAAGTTTATGTGCATTTCAG GGCTTAGGAGTGTATTAATACCTTACAGACAGCAGCTTGTGAAGTTGCAGACTGGGAAGCAATTCCTTCCTCCAATGTGGCTCAGCAAAAATATGAAATGGAAAGGTTGGAAATTAGATTAA